In one window of Bizionia sp. M204 DNA:
- a CDS encoding methyltransferase: MTKKPIRAIDAVQEAEKIAFAPFVFQAVVALRKLGIFDLIFQYRKKGGISLENIAKELKISNYGIGVLLEIAESYNIVNKDENNQFELTTTGYFLAFDRTVDVNINFTQDVCYKGLFHLTEAIETGKPAGLKELGDWETIYQGLSVLRPDIQKAWFEFDHHYSDEVFQEALEFVFRNNPKTIYDVGANTGKFAISGSKYSDSVSIKMIDLPGQLQIALKNVELAGFKDRVTHHEIDWLSENPQLPVGADAIWMSQFLDCFSEDEILVILKACVAAVNDDGEVLIMETFTDRQRFDNAKFILEATSLYFTVMANGNSKMYPSTVLMKLIDQAGLKLIEDRAVGEYHTIFACKKK; this comes from the coding sequence ATGACCAAAAAGCCTATCAGAGCCATTGATGCTGTTCAAGAAGCTGAAAAAATTGCATTTGCACCATTTGTATTTCAAGCCGTTGTAGCTTTAAGAAAACTTGGAATCTTTGACCTTATATTTCAATATCGTAAAAAAGGTGGTATTTCTTTAGAAAATATTGCAAAAGAGCTAAAAATAAGCAACTATGGCATTGGCGTTCTACTTGAAATTGCAGAAAGCTATAATATTGTTAATAAGGATGAAAATAATCAGTTTGAATTAACCACAACAGGATACTTTTTAGCTTTTGACAGAACCGTTGATGTCAATATCAATTTCACTCAAGATGTATGTTATAAAGGGTTATTTCACCTAACCGAAGCCATAGAAACTGGAAAACCAGCAGGATTAAAAGAATTAGGCGATTGGGAAACAATTTATCAGGGACTTTCAGTTTTAAGACCTGATATTCAAAAGGCTTGGTTTGAATTTGATCATCATTATTCTGACGAAGTATTTCAGGAAGCATTAGAATTTGTTTTTAGAAACAACCCAAAAACGATTTATGATGTTGGTGCTAACACGGGGAAATTTGCCATTAGTGGAAGTAAGTATTCAGATTCTGTTTCTATTAAAATGATTGATTTACCAGGTCAATTACAAATTGCACTAAAAAACGTAGAACTAGCCGGGTTTAAAGATCGCGTAACACATCATGAAATAGATTGGTTATCTGAAAACCCGCAATTACCAGTTGGCGCTGATGCCATTTGGATGAGTCAGTTTTTAGATTGTTTTTCAGAAGATGAAATTCTCGTGATATTAAAAGCCTGCGTCGCAGCGGTGAATGACGATGGTGAAGTGCTTATTATGGAAACGTTTACAGACAGACAGCGTTTTGATAATGCTAAATTTATTTTAGAAGCTACATCACTCTACTTTACCGTAATGGCAAATGGAAACAGTAAAATGTACCCGTCCACCGTATTAATGAAGTTGATAGACCAAGCGGGCTTAAAATTAATTGAAGATCGTGCTGTTGGAGAATATCACACTATTTTTGCTTGTAAGAAAAAATAA
- a CDS encoding beta-ketoacyl synthase: MAKVYVSYNTIISALGFTSKTVVENIHNETSGLQRIHDAAILPNPFYSALIDSEVLETEFQKLGPKSDFTRLEKMMLTALHAVIADSKIELTDRVGLIISTTKGNIDALDSNNPFPPERAYLHTLGNTIRDFFHFKNDAIVVSNACVSGILAVAIAKRYILQNTYDHVFIVSGDMVSQFILSGFNSFQALSSEPCKPYDANRKGINIGEVSAAVLVTKNDTNLVEEAVEILGESSCNDANHISGPSRTGEGLYRSIESALLQSGLKPSEIDFISAHGTATPFNDEMEAIAFNRSNLQQVPVNSLKGYFGHTLGASGLLETIVGMHSLKNNILYASKGFDSLGVSQPLNIIKSTQTVSKLHTFLKTASGFGGCNTAVVFKKITK, encoded by the coding sequence ATGGCTAAAGTGTATGTTTCATATAATACTATTATTTCTGCTTTAGGGTTTACTAGCAAAACCGTTGTGGAAAATATTCACAACGAAACATCGGGTTTACAGCGTATTCATGATGCTGCAATTTTACCAAATCCTTTTTATTCCGCATTAATAGATTCTGAAGTTTTGGAAACTGAATTTCAAAAACTAGGCCCAAAATCAGACTTTACCAGATTAGAAAAAATGATGCTTACAGCATTACATGCGGTTATTGCTGATTCTAAAATAGAGTTAACGGATCGTGTAGGCCTTATCATTTCTACCACAAAAGGTAATATTGATGCTTTAGATTCAAACAATCCGTTTCCTCCAGAACGTGCATATTTACATACATTAGGGAACACTATTCGCGATTTTTTTCACTTTAAAAATGATGCCATTGTTGTGTCCAATGCTTGCGTATCAGGTATTTTAGCCGTTGCAATTGCCAAACGCTATATATTACAAAATACCTACGATCACGTTTTTATTGTGAGTGGTGATATGGTAAGTCAATTTATTTTATCAGGTTTCAATTCCTTTCAAGCCTTAAGTAGTGAACCTTGTAAACCTTATGATGCCAATAGAAAAGGAATTAACATTGGCGAAGTTTCAGCAGCTGTTTTAGTAACAAAAAATGATACCAATTTAGTAGAAGAAGCAGTTGAAATTTTAGGTGAAAGTTCATGTAACGATGCCAATCATATTTCTGGACCATCACGAACAGGTGAAGGGTTGTATCGCAGTATAGAATCGGCCTTATTACAATCCGGATTAAAGCCATCTGAAATCGATTTTATTTCGGCTCACGGCACGGCCACACCGTTTAATGACGAAATGGAAGCAATAGCATTCAACAGATCCAATTTACAACAGGTTCCAGTAAATAGTTTAAAAGGCTATTTTGGTCATACCCTTGGCGCTTCAGGTCTTTTGGAAACTATTGTTGGAATGCACAGCCTTAAAAACAATATTTTATACGCCTCAAAAGGATTTGATTCTTTAGGCGTATCACAACCCTTAAATATTATAAAAAGCACTCAAACAGTCAGCAAATTACACACATTTCTCAAAACTGCTTCTGGTTTTGGTGGATGTAATACGGCTGTTGTTTTTAAAAAAATAACCAAATAA
- a CDS encoding 3-oxoacyl-ACP synthase, with protein sequence MTTNYHITSYCHIKNQKVSLNGHEVFHDNSELFPDFIKNAYKALDTKYPKFFKMDNLSKLAFLAADTLLKNENLNPEKEHNIAVVFSNKAASLDTDRMHQEAIQNTSDYFPSPAVFVYTLPNICIGEISIKYKLFSENSFFIFDSLNAEHLASYSNSLLDMKKADQVLCGWVNFDKNHYEAFLYLVAKNGKTAHNKKEIITLYNT encoded by the coding sequence ATGACAACTAATTATCACATAACATCCTATTGCCATATTAAGAACCAAAAGGTTTCACTTAATGGGCATGAGGTATTTCATGATAATTCAGAATTGTTTCCCGATTTTATAAAAAATGCTTACAAAGCTTTAGACACCAAATACCCCAAGTTTTTTAAGATGGATAATTTAAGTAAGTTGGCTTTTTTAGCAGCTGATACCCTTCTTAAAAACGAAAATTTAAATCCTGAAAAGGAACACAATATAGCGGTCGTTTTTTCCAATAAGGCAGCCAGTTTGGATACCGACCGTATGCATCAGGAAGCCATTCAAAACACCAGTGATTATTTTCCAAGTCCTGCTGTATTTGTTTACACATTACCAAACATTTGTATTGGAGAGATAAGTATTAAATATAAGCTGTTTTCTGAAAATAGTTTTTTTATCTTTGACAGCTTAAATGCTGAACATTTAGCTAGTTACTCCAATAGTTTATTGGATATGAAAAAAGCCGATCAAGTGCTTTGCGGTTGGGTGAATTTTGATAAAAACCACTACGAAGCTTTCTTATATTTGGTAGCCAAAAATGGGAAAACAGCACATAATAAAAAAGAGATAATAACCTTATACAACACATAA
- a CDS encoding beta-ketoacyl-[acyl-carrier-protein] synthase family protein encodes MSQGIAITGMGIISAIGNNVAENYNALINENKGISRISKIDTIHKNDIMVGEIAYTNQELESLLNLPPDNNYSRTAFLGAVAAKEAVTHAGITDITAYKTGLISATSVGGMDMTEKYYYQYFEDKSKQKYIAGHNAGDSTQKIAQQLGIEESLVTTISTACSSAANAIMLGARLIKAGKLDRVVVGGSDCMSKFTINGFKTLMILSDTYNTPFDDNRKGLNLGEAAAYLVLESDAVVAAENKPVLGYVKGYGNANDAYHQTASSENGDGATIAMEKALEVANFKPEDIDYINAHGTATGNNDLSEGRAIIRVFGDKTPKFSSTKAYTGHTLAAAGAIEAVYSILALQHNIIFPNLNFKTQMQEFSITPELALKEKPLKSVMSNSFGFGGNCSTVIFSKDA; translated from the coding sequence ATGAGTCAAGGTATTGCAATTACAGGAATGGGAATAATTTCTGCCATTGGAAACAATGTAGCTGAAAATTATAACGCACTTATCAATGAAAATAAGGGCATTTCGCGTATTTCTAAAATTGATACCATTCATAAAAATGATATTATGGTTGGTGAAATTGCGTACACCAATCAAGAGTTGGAATCCCTTTTAAATTTACCACCTGATAATAATTATTCCAGAACCGCATTTTTAGGAGCTGTTGCTGCCAAAGAAGCTGTTACGCATGCTGGTATAACAGATATTACCGCCTATAAAACTGGTTTAATATCAGCTACCAGTGTTGGCGGAATGGATATGACTGAAAAATACTATTATCAGTATTTTGAAGATAAAAGCAAACAAAAATATATTGCGGGTCATAATGCAGGCGACTCTACTCAAAAAATTGCCCAGCAACTGGGTATTGAAGAAAGCTTGGTAACCACAATCAGTACAGCGTGTTCATCGGCTGCCAATGCTATTATGCTCGGCGCCCGCTTAATCAAAGCAGGCAAACTGGATCGTGTGGTTGTGGGTGGTTCAGACTGTATGTCTAAATTTACAATCAACGGTTTTAAAACACTCATGATTTTATCGGATACCTACAACACACCTTTTGATGACAACCGTAAAGGTTTAAATTTAGGTGAAGCTGCTGCTTATTTAGTGTTAGAATCAGATGCCGTTGTAGCCGCCGAAAACAAACCGGTTTTGGGGTATGTAAAAGGATATGGAAATGCTAATGACGCGTATCATCAAACAGCATCTTCTGAAAATGGTGATGGTGCTACCATAGCTATGGAGAAAGCGTTAGAAGTTGCCAATTTTAAACCAGAGGATATTGATTATATCAATGCACATGGAACAGCAACGGGAAATAACGATTTATCTGAAGGTCGTGCTATTATTCGTGTTTTCGGTGATAAAACACCCAAATTCAGTTCCACAAAAGCTTATACAGGACATACATTAGCTGCTGCTGGTGCTATTGAAGCAGTGTATTCTATTTTGGCACTTCAGCATAATATTATTTTTCCAAATTTGAACTTTAAAACGCAAATGCAGGAATTCTCAATAACCCCTGAATTAGCGCTAAAAGAAAAACCACTTAAATCGGTTATGTCCAACTCGTTTGGATTTGGAGGAAATTGTTCAACTGTAATATTTTCAAAAGACGCCTAA
- a CDS encoding phosphopantetheine-binding protein — protein MEALKQELKENIIEQLNLEDMTVADIGDDDMLFGDGLGLDSIDALELIVMLDKNYGIKLTDPKEGRHIFESVNTMATYITENRSK, from the coding sequence ATGGAGGCACTAAAACAAGAATTGAAAGAAAACATTATTGAACAGTTAAATCTTGAAGATATGACAGTTGCTGATATTGGAGATGACGATATGCTTTTTGGAGATGGACTCGGTTTGGATTCTATAGATGCATTAGAATTAATTGTCATGTTAGATAAAAACTATGGTATTAAATTAACAGATCCAAAGGAAGGTCGTCACATTTTTGAATCGGTAAATACCATGGCTACATACATTACGGAAAACCGTTCAAAATAA
- a CDS encoding ABC-2 transporter permease, which produces MHKLWASTYKEFLLLTRDFGGIAILFVMPLILIITITLIQDSTFKSVTDTQIPILVVDNDQGNVSEIILKGLNESGSFQVITETDENTARDLIFKGKYQLAIVIPKDLSVSLSEKVSQNVDGIIAKFGLGETSETMEVPEIESKQVTLYFDPATQLTFKSSVKNGIDKMISKIETQSIYKAFQEQISDDPNDVIFETDTFITFKEVLPTDNDKEMTPNSVQHNVPAWTLFAIFFIIVPLSINIVKEKSQGTFVRLRTNPVSYATVLGGKTLVYLIVCLIQFILMLLVGIFLFPAIGLPTLDISGRIPLLFVVATFAGLAAIGLGLLLGTIAKTQEQSAPFGATFVVILAALGGVWVPVFVMPKIMQTLSHISPMNWGLNAFYDVFLRNGSFLDILPEISLLLLFFLATTIIAIIYNEKKNAV; this is translated from the coding sequence ACAGTACGTTTAAATCGGTTACCGACACACAAATACCCATTCTAGTCGTAGATAATGACCAAGGGAATGTTTCTGAAATTATACTAAAAGGTCTGAATGAATCCGGATCATTCCAGGTCATTACAGAAACGGATGAAAACACAGCACGCGATTTGATTTTCAAAGGAAAGTACCAATTAGCCATTGTTATCCCTAAAGATTTGTCCGTAAGCCTATCCGAAAAGGTTAGCCAAAATGTCGATGGAATTATTGCTAAATTTGGTTTAGGAGAAACTTCCGAAACCATGGAAGTTCCTGAAATTGAAAGCAAACAAGTTACCTTATACTTTGATCCAGCTACACAACTGACTTTTAAAAGTTCCGTTAAAAATGGCATTGACAAAATGATTTCAAAAATTGAAACCCAATCCATTTATAAAGCCTTTCAAGAACAAATTTCGGACGATCCAAACGACGTTATATTTGAAACCGATACCTTTATTACGTTTAAAGAAGTATTGCCCACGGATAATGATAAGGAAATGACACCAAACTCCGTGCAGCACAATGTACCTGCTTGGACATTATTTGCCATATTTTTCATCATAGTACCACTATCCATTAATATTGTTAAGGAAAAGAGTCAAGGTACGTTTGTACGTTTACGGACTAATCCAGTTTCATACGCGACAGTTTTAGGCGGTAAAACACTAGTATATTTAATAGTTTGCCTTATTCAATTTATTTTGATGCTCTTAGTTGGCATTTTCCTATTCCCAGCAATTGGTTTACCAACATTGGATATTTCCGGTAGAATCCCGTTATTGTTTGTAGTAGCCACATTTGCAGGATTGGCAGCTATTGGATTAGGATTACTATTAGGAACTATTGCCAAAACACAAGAACAATCAGCACCTTTTGGTGCAACCTTCGTGGTAATATTGGCTGCTCTTGGAGGCGTTTGGGTACCCGTTTTTGTTATGCCAAAAATTATGCAAACTTTATCGCATATTTCACCAATGAATTGGGGCTTAAATGCTTTTTACGACGTATTTTTACGAAATGGATCCTTTCTTGATATTTTACCAGAAATAAGCCTGTTGCTCTTGTTTTTTTTAGCAACAACTATAATTGCAATTATTTACAATGAAAAAAAGAATGCCGTCTAA
- a CDS encoding thioesterase family protein, with translation MKKRMPSKQKEIVHTSEVRVRFVETDPLGIVWHGNYIQYFEDGREAFGRAHGISYLDQKEYGFATPIVKSSTDHKLPLRYGDMATVKTIYIDSPAAKMVFRYEIYNQHNQLVCTGETTQVFVDKIGEGDLSLNIPPFFTAWKQQVGLLDG, from the coding sequence ATGAAAAAAAGAATGCCGTCTAAACAAAAAGAAATTGTTCATACCAGTGAGGTTCGCGTACGTTTTGTTGAAACCGATCCGTTAGGCATTGTATGGCATGGCAATTATATTCAATATTTTGAGGATGGCCGTGAAGCTTTTGGGCGTGCCCATGGCATATCCTATTTAGACCAGAAAGAATATGGCTTTGCAACACCAATTGTCAAATCTAGTACAGATCATAAATTACCATTACGTTATGGCGATATGGCAACGGTTAAAACAATTTACATAGACAGTCCTGCCGCTAAAATGGTGTTCCGTTATGAAATATACAATCAGCACAATCAATTAGTTTGTACAGGTGAAACCACACAGGTTTTTGTAGATAAAATTGGTGAAGGCGACTTATCATTAAACATTCCGCCGTTTTTTACAGCATGGAAACAACAAGTTGGATTATTGGATGGCTAA